The Pan paniscus chromosome 17, NHGRI_mPanPan1-v2.0_pri, whole genome shotgun sequence genomic interval ctctttctcttcctttcccgcTTACTTCTTCTAGAAGCTCAAAGTACTCTTAGGCCTGCTCTTCTGGTTTGGTAGTAGGTTTTTCCTCCTAGGGTTGATTCACACACAAGCCCTGGCAACCAATCTAGGGTCCAGCCCCTAGTAGATCAGTGTTGTCTCTCATAAAGCCAGTCTGCAAATATCACCTTGAATCCTACAGTCTGTAGAAGCCTCCAGTCTACTGCTTTCTAGCTCCAGGTTTTTTAAGGTCTTTGGACCTAGGGAAAAGGGAGCAGGTCTGTATGTTGAATGAGGTTTGCTATGTGCGCAATGGAGCATTACAAAACCATTTCCTACTATTCTGTGTCCTCCATCCACTTCCCCTTAAttatcctttatctttttttatatctTCTAAAAACTACCATTATAGACAGCTTGTACATAGTCAGATTATAAGCTCCCTGAAGGTAGGTATCCTGTGTCTCCCGAAGGGTAAGCTTTGCAGGGCTCATTGTCCTCAATGCTGTGCACCCAACAGGAACTCAATCAATACTTCTGTAATTGGCCAAGTATAGATGAAAGGGTTTCTAGCCTGGTGGGCTGGTTTGTAGGAGCAAAGGAATCCAAGTGCTTAGGCCAATAGTTTACATCGCCAGTGTCTGGGGCTCTATGCAGGGTCTGTCAATATTCTGCAGGAGCCAGCATTCCTCTGTCCTCCCAACCACCCTAGTCCTTACAGGCATCTACCCTTTGTTCTATGCCAGGACTACAGGGACAGTTCTGCAAGGCATCTGAAGTTAATAACCTCAATAGGCTCAGGAAAGGCTCAAGAGATCCAGCCCAAGCCCTTCCACAGAGGCCGCTCCAGGAAGTGCAGGGCAACCAGGGATCACACAACTACGTGTGAACCCAGCTCACAAACCCAGCTCGGAACCCAGATTTCCTGCCCATACCACTGCCCAGGCAAGCCCAGCAGCATTTCTCTGATACACATTGCTCAATGTCAGGCAACAACCCACCCAGAGGTCTCCTGGAGACTCTAAAGGCCTTCAAGACCCAAATGATTATCCTCTGAATAAGAATTTATATATTAAAGCTGACCCCTATAGAAATTCCTTAGGAAAATAGGGACCAGACTCcctatctttttctttcaaatctcATGATAGAGTACCAAGTCTTTCCCCTACCCCCGAAGGAGAGTCCTAACCTGGAATGCTATTGGGCTGGATCTCAGGAGAAATCTCTAGGGTCCTACACACATGCCCCTCATTAATTGTGATCAGCATAGTGGGTATGGGCCTTTACCTCCCACCACACCATGCCAAACTGCCGGCTATACTTTCAAAACTCAGGGCCCACATCTGGCCAACACCCACTCCTTCCCCACCCCTCACTGTGTGGGGCACACCTTGGCAACCAGACTGCTGTATCTCGGAAGCGGGTTCCACCCAGGCTGAAAATCTCCGTGATCTAGAGAAGAATTAACACCATGGTCAATGTGGTTCTTGGGGCTACAGCAGGGTcagggcagggtggggcatcCCCAGCACTGACCACGGGTGTgccagcccctcctgcctcttcctctgGGGCCAATTTGGAGGCAGAATCATCCTTGTTCTCCTCCTTGTCCTCCTCAGGGTCAGGTGGCTCTTGCTTCACAGAAGGCAGGCCTGGGTCTACTGCCTGGGAGAAGTAGGAAACAGGCAACCATTAGAAGGGCAGAGTTCACCTGAGGAAAGTCTCTATCAGCCAACCCCTCACTGTGCTGACAAATCCTACTTCCGTCACATTTCAACACAGAAAGTCCATCTCTCTGCCTATAAAGCTTTCCCATTCCCATTCCTCACTGACCTCCGTTTTTCTGTTAGCTGGATAGCAAAGCGGGCAAAGCTAGTTGCCTGTGGGAGGTAGGGTGTCTGTTAGACAGGCGGGGTAATTCTGCAGAAACGTCGCAATCAGCACATCTATTGCTCTGCTCAAGAGAACCATCATGGCTCATCATCACTCTGCTTACAGACCACTCCGCTACGGCACCAACAGAACATCCATCACTGCCCCCACCTTGCTAGGGCAGCCAGGCACCAATACGGGAGAAGTCAGGACAGCTGTGCCTGGTGTCCACTCGTCCTGGGTATCCGCCTTCTCTTGCTTCACCTGGGGTAAGGCCACAACCCAACTCAGGCCAGAGCACTGGGCCTCCTGCGTGAGGGAGGATTGCAGCAGACTTGGTCTCAGCTCCCTGGCATGCGGCTGGGTGAGGCTGGGAAGGCAGGACAGGGTAGGGCCCTCACCTGCAACAGGGCTTCTGTGGAAGCTGCAACAGGGCCCGGCACCTGCACAGGACTGCTTGCGCCTTCCCGTAAAAACACAAGGTCAGTGCCAGGCGGGGGCAGCACAAAGCCACCACCTGCTTCCTGCTTCGTTGGAGCCTGGGTATGGTCTGGTTGGGCTGTGCGTGTAGCCAAGGTGGGCTTCAAGGTAGGGCCAAGATGGTGCCGTCGGGCAGAGCTGGGCCTCTTTCGACGACGGTAAGGTGGGGGCGATCCTGCCCCATCCTCAGACTCTGACCAGACACTGGGCAGCAGCCGCTTCTATGGGGAAAGATAGGGTGCTATGGCTACCTGGTGTCCTGACCAATCACATCCACCCTGCCCGGCTCCACATGCCTGCTAATCTCCCATCAGTCCCAGCACGGAATCTGCTTACATATGAGCCCTTCATCATTGAGCCTGCTAGTCTCCTATTAGCAACACCAATGCCACCTAGACTCATTAAGCCAAGAACAATGTCTGTTAATCCTCAACCAAAGCTactgccccacccacccacctaccaaGCCTGCCCACCACTTCCAGGCACTGGGGCGCCTGGCCCAACCTATCCCGTCCACCTGACCCTTCCTGCCCCACCCACCATGGCAAACTGCAGGCATTGGCGCCAACGACACTTCTGGCGCTTCTGGTTGCTGCCCCCGAATTTGGGCTTGTCGCAGCAGAAGTCGCAGCGGCCACAGTCCATCCGCCGTAGGCAGGCTGCACAGGCCCCGCACTTGCGGTTCTGCCGGCGGTTCGTGTAGGGCtgctggggtggggggaatggGTGGTGCTGTCAACTAGGACTAGGAGAGGCCATCCTCAACGCCTATTCCAGTGCTGGTCCTGGTGCTCCTCTAGCCCCATAAGACGGAGCTACTTGCATActagtctcagcctcctgactccCCACTAGTCACTCCTCAGCATTCGCTAGTTCAACATTGGCCACTATCACTGTGCCAGCTGGCCCTCGATACCATTAGGACTGTGGCTGCTCCACTACAGTATCCACTGCTGTATTTCCTAGGCCACCACTAGCTACCAAGAAAATGTCTCTGACCCCCATTTCCAGCAACATTTTGATAACTCTCTATTAGCTCCCATCACTGTGCCTACTCTGTCGCTCATCCTAGGTGAACCCCAGTCACTGTGCTAGCTGCTCCTCTGTCAATCCCCACATCAGCTACCAGAGTGTTGGTATATGCGACATGAAGCACTGTCATGCACCTGCTGACCCCGTATTAGTCCTCCATTATCTACTCATCCCATCCTAGGACCCATTATTGTGCCTTGCTGTTCCCCAATAGGCTCATTCCAGCATCTGCTTCTTTGAAGTTAACCAAGCGTCCTGAGAGTCTAGGCTTATCCAGGTAGGGTGGGGCCACTCACTAGCTCGTCCTCGTCTACACAGTAATAGATGAACTCGGCAGGTGGCGAGGGGGCCAGGGCTCTGGGGTGCTGTAGAGGCAAATGGGGTGGGGTCAGGGCAGGTACTGGGTAAGGTCAGGGTTGTGCCTTCCCTCCACCCACTGGGGCCTCACCGGCTCTGTGGGCTCTGGGGACTGTGATGCGGGTGGTGGAGGCAGTGGCTGGGCTCCGGGGCGCCGCCTGGCAGCCATCTTGGAGTCACAGCCTCCCTTGCGGCGGGCATGTTTACCCTGGGAAAGATCAGAAAGGGTGGTTTCAGCTTCGTGGCACCAGGCAGACACAGAAACTCCCCACACCCTAAGTGCAGAAAGCATGCATGGGACAGGCAGACAGAGGGTGGCGTGAGGCACTCACAGTTGGGGGAGCCACAGCCAGGGGAGTGCGTCGCTGACATCTCTGATGACGGCGACGCAGGCGGTGAGCAAGGTGCTGGCAGACAGAGGCAGGTAGGCGGGGCCAGAAAGGCGAGCATAGGGTTAGGCAGAAAAGAAAGACATGAGGTAGGCAAGGCCAGGTTGAAAGGAAGCAGAGGCAGCGACGATTTTAACAGCAGAATGAGCTCTGCTCCCTCCGGCCCAACTCACCCGTAGGCAACGTCGCTGGACACATTTCCACTGGCGCCTGAGACCAGGGCGGGGAGGGCGAAGGCAGATGGGGCAATGGCCACAATCCTCTTGGGTCTGACAGCCCCGGCATACTCCACACCCTCGGCTCTGTTGGCGGGGGGCAGGTGGGAGGAGAGGCATGAAGCATGGGGCCAAGCCCATGGGGGCCAGGGGCTGAGGTGAGCCTTGGGCTCTTTCCACTTGCCCAACTCACCCTTTCCACAATCCGGAGGCAGCGTCTCCGTTCACACTTGCAGAACAGCCCCGATGCCACATCATGGGGCAGCTGCAGGAGGCAGGTGGAGCAGGCCCCACAGTCTTCTGTTACCTGGCAGGCTGCACACTCCCCACAGCCCACACGCTGCCAGGAATGGTAGGGACGAGATCACGGGCCTGCTCCAGAAGCACTGGTCCTCCCATGTCTACTGACCCTACATCAGCTGGCATCACCATGAATTTTAGTCCCCCATTAGCCTCATCACCGTATCTGAGAAGGTCTGGTTAGTCACCATCACTGAGGCCATTAGTATGTCTACTGGTCCCCTGTTAACTTCATCACTGTGTCTACTGATGCACTAATGGTAATGGGGATTAATTACCCCATTAATTCCCATTATTGTGTCTGCTGACCTATGGAGAGCACCCTATAAAATGACTCTTCATCCTGTGGACCCATCATCATCCCTTCAGACTCTACCAGCTCCATCACATCCTGCTCCCACTGCAGAGTTGTGAAGAGGAAGCAGGTTGTGCTTACCTTAAACATTCTCTGTTCCCGGTTGAAGGCAATTCTCTGTGCtgtggggaggaagagggaagaagaaaagtggAAAGGAAGCAACAGACATCTGACTTCACTCACTGCCTGTGCCCTGACTTCCACTATTCAACCTCTACCTATGCCTGCTATCTCCAATATCCAACCTCCAACCATGCCAGTAGCCTCTGTCCTGACATCCACATTCAACCCCCAGCCTAGCATGACACTGAACCTGCTCCAGCTCCTATCTCCCGATGCCCCATCCTCTGGAGGCCACTCACCTCGACAGTCTTTGCACAACGTTTTGAGCCGCTGCCTTTGGGTGCCATCCCCTGAGAAGCTGATTCCACAGTTCTCACAGCACCTGGGATGGGAAAGGCAGGTGTGGGGCTCCAAGAGCACCCCCAATCACAACCCTCACCCATCTGGCTCACCTTAGACCAACACTCACCCAGGAGCAGGGAATGAAGCTGGGGCTGTGTCAGTGTCAGCCTTGGTCTCATCCCTCGGGGCCTCCTTCCTGACCTCACCACTCTGGGGTCCAACCTGACGTTTCCGAGTCTTGGCTGGCCTTGAAGGCTTCTTTCGCTTCTTGCTGGCAACCGCCACGGGATGGGCCTGGAAAGTAAGGGAAGGAGGAATATGGGTCAGTGGTTGGGTGTTGGGTGGCACATCCACCCCTACCTAGGTATCTCATGTTGTGAAGTACCTTGGGGGCTGGATAGCACAAGATGCCTTGTTTGAAGTCGAAGAGGGTGAGATCACACGCAGGGCCCAGGTATCGAGTCAGCTCAACTTTGCTTCGGATCCTGTCTCCTGTGGGGCTAGGGATGGGCCATGATGGGTTAGCACCCAGGTGGAGCCAATGCCATTTCACTCATACAACCTTTTGACAGGGCTGGCAGGATACAGGAGGCAGCCTGGAATTGGCTTGTGagccctgcccagccccacctcaactaaccttgaaaacataaaaaaattaatataaataccaACACATATAGAAACAttagaaacaatataaatgtaaacaGATGAACATATTTACAACATATAATACTAGTAATACTGGAACTATTTCatgtaagtaaaaataaacacaaataggaacacaaatatattatatttgtgttatatatatataacacaaatataacatataaatgttAGCATTATGTACCAAGTATATAATCaagtaaagaaaacacaaatatgttttaaaaacatataaacaaatgcAACTACATACAAATTAAAGTATAAGTAATTGATTTTGGGACCCCCATGGGTTTCTTGCATTTTTGTATGCCCTGCAAGAGAGACAAcgattgtcctttttgataaacTATCTTTCCAAGGATGTTTGTAAAGCAAACAACCTTGGAAgataagagatagggtctccttcCATAGAAGGAAGGGAAAGTATACTTTTTCCAAAGGGAAAGCATACTTACTgtcttaatattattaaaaaaaacctgATTCTCTAAGCTCACAGTTCTTTTCCTATAATAATACAACCCTCTTCACGTCATGCTGTAGGAATTGGGATTCAGAAACTGGCACAAAAATAGTAATACAGTAATTCCCCCTCTCGTGCAGGGGATACATCCCAAgttccccagtggatgcctgaaaccgtggatagtaccaaaccctaatGTAATATGTACTGTGTTTTTTCtatctgataactgagatggTTACTGTGTGACTAACAGGCAGGTTGTGTCTAGAACATGGATATGGATATGGATATGGACAAAGAGATGATTCACCTCTCGAGCAGGACTGAGCGGGatggtgtgagatttcatcacgcTACTCAAAACGACACACAATTCAAAActaatgaattgtttatttctaaaattttccatttaatatttttggatggTGGTTGACTGTAGGTAACTAAAGTTGTGGAAAATGAAATTGCAGATAAGGGGGAGACTACTGTATTCTGGATCCTGCAACTGTTGTAATAAACTGTCTTTGATCTGTAACCCAGGAGTCTTACCCCTCCTACCAGCATCTACAAAATTCTGACAAATTCACTATTATCTTGTCCTAAGAATGAAATCTCAGGTTCTTTACAGTTCTTGACAACTGCACTTTTAAGTTTTGAAAGTTTTATACAAGTacataaatatgtgaataaattataactaaatataaacaaaaagtaaTTTGTAATTTGATATTTACCTGGAAAGATAGCAgcttagatttaaaaaatcagaaagaatataGAAACTTAATAATGTTTCTTAAACACATGTAAATGCTTATAAACATCTATGTTGACTCTCATTAGTTATGGTAGTTACGTTCTACAAAGCTGTCATGAACATTGAATACAAAACCATTGCTCCTAGAagaaatacagggttaggttcctgAGAGCATCTGaacttttgttttgtgtgtgtttctgtttaaacacACAttacttaatacatttttttttacaaatgattATTTGCATGGTCTTTGAATGACTCAAACCAGGGGATTTGGAGGCCGTATGTGTTCTGTAAGGTTTTTTGCCAATATTCTTGTTTAACGAGCCAATCTCATTGACATTGAAAACCACTCTTCCACACAACCCCTTTCCTGTACAACACTtaacaggtatttttaaaattcttcggAAGACTCCTGATCAGCAGAACCTGCATTGCATGCAGGTTTAACATGTTTCATGCCATGTCGCCTTTTGAAATGTGCAAGTCAGCCAGCACTAGCTGATATAACCTTAATATTTTCCTAACCCAGGGTAACATGACTTTGGCTTTCCTCAACAATGCTGTCAACTATGCTTTATTGATCGTCATTTCATGAACCCACCAATGTAGCTGCTTTCTCATCTCTTACATAGCTTCAAGACTATAAATGCTTTCTGTACTTTCTGAAGCAGCTTTGTGCACATATTggcaaatttccttctttttctggttGTACCATAATTCTGATGCATAACATTGAACTTACAGCCAACAGCATTGTAACTCAGATAACCAGCAAAGTTTATCTGCCTTGTATTTTCTCCATAAAGCACGACATAAGTCTTCTCACACTCAGAACACTAAACAGCACCTCAGCACTATGCTTGGGgaccattttaaaaagcaaaatcaccaaaaagtacaaaaattagaaaaatgtgacACTAAACACACCACGAAAAGGACACCTGTTTACAGTATTAAAGCTGAAAAGGGCTCCTTCAGCCTCAGCTAGAAATACACGCATTGAGTGACAGTTTCTCACTGCTCTGTACATATTCTTGAATAATCACAAATGCACTGTGAGTAGTGACTTttaagttacaaataaattttattaagtaGGTGAAATTGCAAACATAAAATCCGCTAATAAGGATTAACTGTATGTGCATAATTTAAACTTCATCCATAAATTTAACCACACCATTTGATTTTACCAGAATCAGGCTCTACCCCACTCCTGACTCTGCCCACTACCCACCCAGTACCTCTGGTAATAGGTGTCTGAGCGTCCACAGGTGGCCCCTGACTTGCGAAAGACTTCGCGGCGCTTCCAGCCAGGGCCCAGGGCCGGGCAGTCCAGCCAGTCCTCAGCCATGGAGGCCACAGGAAGCAGCAGTAGCCTGAAAGGGGGTGGAAGGgatgagggaaactgaggctctaggAAGGGACAAAACTGTGCCCCAGGCCACACAAATCACTGGTATCCATTAGTGCTTGCCCAAGCCCTAAGACCTGCCACAGGCAACCAGCCCATATATGGAAAAGAAACCCCTCATATTCTCACCCCATTCTTTCCTATTCTGGGCCTAGGATATCATCATTCCTCAACCCAAGGATCCCTGTTTCTTATTCTCAGTGTCCTAATCCCCTACTCCTCTCTATTCTCAGACTGACAACCCATCATTTCTCCTCACTGCCAATCCAGAAACTTTTCATCCTTCCCCCTCATTCCTCCCTGTCACTGACCTAAGGGCCTCTATCCCTCTATTTTATCACCCCAAAACCCCCATAGTCCCCATCCTCAGTCCCAAAGGGCCCCATTTCTCTTGCCCTCACTACTTGACTTCAGTAGTCTCTCATTCCCCCCTTCCTTGACCCAGGAGTTCCTAATTTCCCTCCTTCAGTGTTTTAACCACTCCATTCCTTCTCTGCCTGATGTCCTCTTATCCTGCTACCTCAGTGTTACAACCTCGACTTCCTCTGCGAGACACAACTGCTCCAACCCATAGCCTGAACAGCCCCTCATCTTTTCCATTCCTCACACTGGAAGCCTCCCATGCCTCCCCTTCCTCAGCCCAAGACCTCCccccttatttttcttctccttcaatgTTCTGACCCACAATTTCTCCCTAGTCTGAGCTCCCAAACCTTCCTCTACAGCCAAAAAGTTCCCCACTTCTCCTCCTTACTGTTCTCATCCTCCATTCCTCCCTTACCATCCAGAGAGACCCTAATTTCTCCCCTCAGCATTCCGAACCCTCCTCCATTCTCTCTGTTCTTGTCCCGGGATCATGCCATCCCTAACTGTCACCATTCTGATCCCCTACTGCTCCTCGTCCTCTATATGGGGCCTCCTATTCCTCCCTTTCAGCATTCCAAAGCCTCTATTTCTCCTGTCATCAGCCTGAGGGCCCCTCATTTCTCCCTCTCAGAGTTCTGAACCCCCATTTCTCTCTCAACTTCAGATGCCCCGATGTCTCCCTTTAGCGTTCTGATCTCCACCATTCCTCTCCGTCC includes:
- the MBD1 gene encoding methyl-CpG-binding domain protein 1 isoform X20, whose protein sequence is MAEDWLDCPALGPGWKRREVFRKSGATCGRSDTYYQSPTGDRIRSKVELTRYLGPACDLTLFDFKQGILCYPAPKAHPVAVASKKRKKPSRPAKTRKRQVGPQSGEVRKEAPRDETKADTDTAPASFPAPGCCENCGISFSGDGTQRQRLKTLCKDCRAQRIAFNREQRMFKRVGCGECAACQVTEDCGACSTCLLQLPHDVASGLFCKCERRRCLRIVERSRGCGVCRGCQTQEDCGHCPICLRPPRPGLRRQWKCVQRRCLRGKHARRKGGCDSKMAARRRPGAQPLPPPPASQSPEPTEPHPRALAPSPPAEFIYYCVDEDELQPYTNRRQNRKCGACAACLRRMDCGRCDFCCDKPKFGGSNQKRQKCRWRQCLQFAMKRLLPSVWSESEDGAGSPPPYRRRKRPSSARRHHLGPTLKPTLATRTAQPDHTQAPTKQEAGGGFVLPPPGTDLVFLREGASSPVQVPGPVAASTEALLQAVDPGLPSVKQEPPDPEEDKEENKDDSASKLAPEEEAGGAGTPVITEIFSLGGTRFRDTAVWLPRAGTREGKMDVKCGRPRTQWSPRARAGTHEDGLEPMSVSHQLQLR
- the MBD1 gene encoding methyl-CpG-binding domain protein 1 isoform X35, with protein sequence MAEDWLDCPALGPGWKRREVFRKSGATCGRSDTYYQSPTGDRIRSKVELTRYLGPACDLTLFDFKQGILCYPAPKAHPVAVASKKRKKPSRPAKTRKRQVGPQSGEVRKEAPRDETKADTDTAPASFPAPGCCENCGISFSGDGTQRQRLKTLCKDCRAQRIAFNREQRMFKRVGCGECAACQVTEDCGACSTCLLQLPHDVASGLFCKCERRRCLRIVERSRGCGVCRGCQTQEDCGHCPICLRPPRPGLRRQWKCVQRRCLRHLAHRLRRRHQRCQRRTPLAVAPPTGKHARRKGGCDSKMAARRRPGAQPLPPPPASQSPEPTEPKRLLPSVWSESEDGAGSPPPYRRRKRPSSARRHHLGPTLKPTLATRTAQPDHTQAPTKQEAGGGFVLPPPGTDLVFLREGASSPVQVPGPVAASTEALLQAVDPGLPSVKQEPPDPEEDKEENKDDSASKLAPEEEAGGAGTPVITEIFSLGGTRFRDTAVWLPSLQGRHSGREDGCKVWETEDTVEPTSTSWNPRGWPGTHVSLSPTPASMMWVSCRRSWCPSSQS
- the MBD1 gene encoding methyl-CpG-binding domain protein 1 isoform X11, whose protein sequence is MAEDWLDCPALGPGWKRREVFRKSGATCGRSDTYYQSPTGDRIRSKVELTRYLGPACDLTLFDFKQGILCYPAPKAHPVAVASKKRKKPSRPAKTRKRQVGPQSGEVRKEAPRDETKADTDTAPASFPAPGCCENCGISFSGDGTQRQRLKTLCKDCRAQRIAFNREQRMFKRVGCGECAACQVTEDCGACSTCLLQLPHDVASGLFCKCERRRCLRIVERSRGCGVCRGCQTQEDCGHCPICLRPPRPGLRRQWKCVQRRCLRHLAHRLRRRHQRCQRRTPLAVAPPTGKHARRKGGCDSKMAARRRPGAQPLPPPPASQSPEPTEPHPRALAPSPPAEFIYYCVDEDELKRLLPSVWSESEDGAGSPPPYRRRKRPSSARRHHLGPTLKPTLATRTAQPDHTQAPTKQEAGGGFVLPPPGTDLVFLREGASSPVQVPGPVAASTEALLQEAQCSGLSWVVALPQVKQEKADTQDEWTPGTAVLTSPVLVPGCPSKAVDPGLPSVKQEPPDPEEDKEENKDDSASKLAPEEEAGGAGTPVITEIFSLGGTRFRDTAVWLPSLQGRHSGREDGCKVWETEDTVEPTSTSWNPRGWPGTHVSLSPTPASMMWVSCRRSWCPSSQS
- the MBD1 gene encoding methyl-CpG-binding domain protein 1 isoform X24, which produces MAEDWLDCPALGPGWKRREVFRKSGATCGRSDTYYQSPTGDRIRSKVELTRYLGPACDLTLFDFKQGILCYPAPKAHPVAVASKKRKKPSRPAKTRKRQVGPQSGEVRKEAPRDETKADTDTAPASFPAPGCCENCGISFSGDGTQRQRLKTLCKDCRAQRIAFNREQRMFKRVGCGECAACQVTEDCGACSTCLLQLPHDVASGLFCKCERRRCLRIVERSRGCGVCRGCQTQEDCGHCPICLRPPRPGLRRQWKCVQRRCLRHLAHRLRRRHQRCQRRTPLAVAPPTGKHARRKGGCDSKMAARRRPGAQPLPPPPASQSPEPTEPKRLLPSVWSESEDGAGSPPPYRRRKRPSSARRHHLGPTLKPTLATRTAQPDHTQAPTKQEAGGGFVLPPPGTDLVFLREGASSPVQVPGPVAASTEALLQEAQCSGLSWVVALPQVKQEKADTQDEWTPGTAVLTSPVLVPGCPSKAVDPGLPSVKQEPPDPEEDKEENKDDSASKLAPEEEAGGAGTPVITEIFSLGGTRFRDTAVWLPRAGTREGKMDVKCGRPRTQWSPRARAGTHEDGLEPMSVSHQLQLR
- the MBD1 gene encoding methyl-CpG-binding domain protein 1 isoform X41, which produces MAEDWLDCPALGPGWKRREVFRKSGATCGRSDTYYQSPTGDRIRSKVELTRYLGPACDLTLFDFKQGILCYPAPKAHPVAVASKKRKKPSRPAKTRKRQVGPQSGEVRKEAPRDETKADTDTAPASFPAPGCCENCGISFSGDGTQRQRLKTLCKDCRAQRIAFNREQRMFKRVGCGECAACQVTEDCGACSTCLLQLPHDVASGLFCKCERRRCLRIVERSRGCGVCRGCQTQEDCGHCPICLRPPRPGLRRQWKCVQRRCLRGKHARRKGGCDSKMAARRRPGAQPLPPPPASQSPEPTEPHPRALAPSPPAEFIYYCVDEDELKRLLPSVWSESEDGAGSPPPYRRRKRPSSARRHHLGPTLKPTLATRTAQPDHTQAPTKQEAGGGFVLPPPGTDLVFLREGASSPVQVPGPVAASTEALLQAVDPGLPSVKQEPPDPEEDKEENKDDSASKLAPEEEAGGAGTPVITEIFSLGGTRFRDTAVWLPRAGTREGKMDVKCGRPRTQWSPRARAGTHEDGLEPMSVSHQLQLR
- the MBD1 gene encoding methyl-CpG-binding domain protein 1 isoform X30 produces the protein MAEDWLDCPALGPGWKRREVFRKSGATCGRSDTYYQSPTGDRIRSKVELTRYLGPACDLTLFDFKQGILCYPAPKAHPVAVASKKRKKPSRPAKTRKRQVGPQSGEVRKEAPRDETKADTDTAPASFPAPGCCENCGISFSGDGTQRQRLKTLCKDCRAQRIAFNREQRMFKRVGCGECAACQVTEDCGACSTCLLQLPHDVASGLFCKCERRRCLRIVERSRGCGVCRGCQTQEDCGHCPICLRPPRPGLRRQWKCVQRRCLRGKHARRKGGCDSKMAARRRPGAQPLPPPPASQSPEPTEPKRLLPSVWSESEDGAGSPPPYRRRKRPSSARRHHLGPTLKPTLATRTAQPDHTQAPTKQEAGGGFVLPPPGTDLVFLREGASSPVQVPGPVAASTEALLQVKQEKADTQDEWTPGTAVLTSPVLVPGCPSKAVDPGLPSVKQEPPDPEEDKEENKDDSASKLAPEEEAGGAGTPVITEIFSLGGTRFRDTAVWLPSLQGRHSGREDGCKVWETEDTVEPTSTSWNPRGWPGTHVSLSPTPASMMWVSCRRSWCPSSQS
- the MBD1 gene encoding methyl-CpG-binding domain protein 1 isoform X6; translation: MAEDWLDCPALGPGWKRREVFRKSGATCGRSDTYYQSPTGDRIRSKVELTRYLGPACDLTLFDFKQGILCYPAPKAHPVAVASKKRKKPSRPAKTRKRQVGPQSGEVRKEAPRDETKADTDTAPASFPAPGCCENCGISFSGDGTQRQRLKTLCKDCRAQRIAFNREQRMFKRVGCGECAACQVTEDCGACSTCLLQLPHDVASGLFCKCERRRCLRIVERSRGCGVCRGCQTQEDCGHCPICLRPPRPGLRRQWKCVQRRCLRGKHARRKGGCDSKMAARRRPGAQPLPPPPASQSPEPTEPHPRALAPSPPAEFIYYCVDEDELQPYTNRRQNRKCGACAACLRRMDCGRCDFCCDKPKFGGSNQKRQKCRWRQCLQFAMKRLLPSVWSESEDGAGSPPPYRRRKRPSSARRHHLGPTLKPTLATRTAQPDHTQAPTKQEAGGGFVLPPPGTDLVFLREGASSPVQVPGPVAASTEALLQVKQEKADTQDEWTPGTAVLTSPVLVPGCPSKAVDPGLPSVKQEPPDPEEDKEENKDDSASKLAPEEEAGGAGTPVITEIFSLGGTRFRDTAVWLPSLQGRHSGREDGCKVWETEDTVEPTSTSWNPRGWPGTHVSLSPTPASMMWVSCRRSWCPSSQS